A part of Methanohalobium evestigatum Z-7303 genomic DNA contains:
- a CDS encoding SufB/SufD family protein, producing MQTKSNLKQDLKERAEKALDKKASYGQDFDLSEYEIAPSESEQVETLTEWDEKTQKQLLNTGVVPSGEGRSGSLVVLNNAVSYSSTKSENVELIPTKQAREKYDWLDDYAWNLVPVDTDKYTAATYLQQPNGYFIRAHAGKKETLPVQTCLLLGNKEVSQTVHNIIIVEENAELEIITGCTTKEEVMSGLHLGISEMYVKKGGKLTFTMIHNWAEDIGVRPRTKIKVEEGGTFINNYIALKPVKSIQSYPTAFLDGKGAVARFNTIAVGHPGSELDLGSKVEFNSPETKAELISRTITTGGNVVARGEMVGNADNAKGHLECRGLVLSDDGSQRAIPILEANLQNVELTHEAAVGKIARDQVEYLMSRGLSEDEAVGMIVRGFLDVGIKGLPEELESDINETIDKIGEHAM from the coding sequence ATGCAAACTAAATCAAATTTAAAACAAGATTTAAAGGAAAGGGCTGAAAAAGCTCTTGATAAAAAGGCATCATATGGTCAGGATTTTGACCTTAGTGAATATGAAATAGCACCCAGTGAATCAGAGCAGGTGGAAACCCTTACAGAATGGGATGAGAAGACCCAGAAACAGCTTCTTAATACAGGAGTGGTACCATCTGGAGAAGGCAGGTCAGGAAGCCTTGTAGTTCTTAATAATGCAGTTTCCTACAGTTCAACAAAAAGCGAAAATGTAGAACTTATACCAACAAAGCAGGCAAGAGAAAAATATGACTGGCTGGATGATTATGCATGGAATCTTGTTCCAGTAGATACTGATAAATATACTGCTGCAACCTATCTCCAGCAGCCTAATGGTTATTTCATAAGAGCACATGCAGGTAAAAAGGAAACACTACCGGTGCAGACCTGTCTGCTTCTTGGTAATAAAGAAGTATCTCAGACAGTTCACAATATTATAATCGTGGAAGAGAATGCAGAACTTGAAATCATTACCGGTTGTACAACAAAGGAAGAAGTTATGAGCGGGCTTCATCTGGGAATTTCAGAGATGTATGTTAAAAAAGGCGGAAAACTGACCTTTACTATGATTCATAACTGGGCTGAAGACATAGGTGTAAGACCCAGAACAAAAATCAAAGTTGAAGAAGGCGGCACATTTATCAATAATTATATAGCCTTGAAACCGGTTAAATCAATCCAGAGTTACCCGACTGCTTTTCTCGACGGCAAGGGAGCAGTTGCCAGGTTTAATACTATTGCGGTAGGTCATCCCGGATCTGAACTGGATCTTGGCAGCAAAGTAGAATTCAATTCACCGGAGACAAAGGCGGAACTAATTTCAAGGACTATTACTACTGGTGGAAATGTAGTAGCAAGGGGTGAAATGGTAGGTAATGCTGATAATGCAAAAGGTCACCTTGAATGCAGAGGACTGGTTTTAAGCGATGATGGATCCCAAAGAGCTATACCGATTCTGGAAGCAAATCTCCAGAATGTTGAACTGACCCATGAAGCAGCAGTAGGTAAAATAGCCAGAGACCAAGTAGAATACCTCATGTCTCGCGGTTTAAGTGAAGATGAAGCAGTTGGTATGATTGTTCGTGGTTTCCTTGATGTTGGTATCAAAGGGCTACCCGAGGAACTGGAAAGTGATATCAACGAAACTATAGATAAAATCGGTGAACATGCGATGTAA
- a CDS encoding ATP-binding cassette domain-containing protein, which produces MLEIENLSVEPADGGQRILNNVNLTVDFGYTNVLFGPNGSGKSALLRAIMGFGDYKVVEGRILFNGEDITNLSVDERAEKGLGIMLQRPPNMTGVKLSSLIKAIAKENMDIDKVAEDLDMKRFMDREINVGFSGGEIKRSELLQLIAQNPCMYLIDEPESGVDLVSINKVGTKIQEMLNANLECIGERSVKGKSALIITHTGQILDYLEADRAYIMCSGKIMCSGNPRKLLDEIKTQGYEECIRCKLNQI; this is translated from the coding sequence ATGCTTGAAATAGAAAATCTGTCAGTTGAGCCTGCTGATGGTGGGCAAAGAATACTAAACAATGTTAATTTAACAGTGGATTTTGGTTACACCAATGTACTGTTCGGGCCCAATGGGTCAGGCAAATCCGCACTTTTAAGGGCGATCATGGGTTTTGGCGATTATAAAGTTGTTGAAGGTCGGATTCTTTTCAACGGTGAAGATATAACCAACCTTTCAGTTGATGAAAGGGCTGAAAAAGGTCTGGGTATAATGCTTCAGAGACCGCCCAATATGACAGGAGTTAAACTATCCAGTCTTATAAAAGCAATAGCCAAAGAAAACATGGATATTGATAAAGTTGCAGAAGACCTGGATATGAAACGTTTTATGGACAGAGAAATCAATGTCGGATTTTCAGGTGGTGAAATAAAACGTTCAGAGCTGTTGCAACTGATAGCACAGAATCCCTGTATGTACCTTATCGATGAACCTGAATCAGGGGTAGATCTTGTAAGTATAAACAAAGTAGGTACAAAAATCCAGGAGATGTTAAATGCAAACCTGGAATGTATCGGTGAGAGGAGTGTAAAAGGAAAATCAGCCCTTATTATCACCCATACAGGACAGATACTTGATTATCTTGAAGCAGACAGAGCCTATATAATGTGTAGTGGCAAAATCATGTGTTCAGGTAATCCAAGAAAACTTTTAGATGAAATCAAAACACAGGGATATGAGGAGTGTATCAGATGCAAACTAAATCAAATTTAA
- a CDS encoding GbsR/MarR family transcriptional regulator, giving the protein MDSIDQDFIKFYQEVGKANGMDELTATLFARLFIEPDEIAMSELADETGYSLASISNKIRFLEISGYVVRSKKPGTKKVYLYARKEILDVVIEQISNVRTNEIKKAKFEIPSMIEYYNSENLNESQKQKITILRGYYNDLLKIDDILEDMVKKIEEIKSSSHLSDVGEGI; this is encoded by the coding sequence ATGGACTCAATAGATCAGGATTTTATAAAATTTTATCAGGAAGTCGGTAAAGCCAATGGTATGGATGAACTTACTGCAACTCTTTTTGCCCGGCTTTTCATAGAACCCGATGAAATTGCAATGAGTGAACTGGCTGACGAGACTGGATATTCACTTGCATCAATCAGTAATAAAATTAGGTTTCTGGAAATATCCGGATATGTAGTACGCAGTAAAAAACCGGGAACAAAAAAGGTCTATCTTTATGCACGTAAAGAGATTCTTGATGTGGTTATAGAACAAATATCCAATGTACGAACTAATGAAATTAAAAAAGCAAAATTTGAAATTCCGTCCATGATTGAATATTACAATAGTGAAAATCTTAATGAATCCCAAAAACAAAAGATAACGATTTTGAGAGGGTATTACAATGATCTCCTAAAAATTGATGATATCCTTGAAGATATGGTCAAAAAGATAGAGGAGATAAAAAGCTCCAGTCATTTATCCGATGTGGGGGAAGGGATTTAA
- a CDS encoding DUF2769 domain-containing protein, giving the protein MMFCARGTNKPSGKELGCLCSECELYKKFRLEGGYFCQNT; this is encoded by the coding sequence ATGATGTTTTGTGCAAGAGGAACAAATAAACCATCGGGTAAGGAATTAGGCTGTTTATGTAGCGAATGTGAATTGTATAAAAAATTCAGGCTTGAGGGTGGTTATTTTTGCCAGAATACTTGA